In Equus asinus isolate D_3611 breed Donkey chromosome 13, EquAss-T2T_v2, whole genome shotgun sequence, one DNA window encodes the following:
- the ZNF830 gene encoding zinc finger protein 830, with amino-acid sequence MASSSASGRTSAGKRVVNQDELRRLMKEKQRLSTNRKRIESPFAKYNRLGQLSCALCNTPVKSELLWQTHVLGKQHREKVAEVKGAREAAQGPSASAGPQPAKRRAPDAESQDAKRAKASAVPQVQPSTSALPTKFDKAGKESARAALSKASGLGLLPDYEDEDEEEEEGGGGEGKRGDASKQPSDARGREYSLSSSREATSSRLPRDFADTNPPKAPLIPHSGSIEKAEIHEKVVERRENTAEALPEGFFDDPEIDARVRKVDAPKDQMDKEWDEFQKAMRQVNTISEAIVAEEDEEGRLDRQIGEIDEQIECYRRVEKLRNRQDEIKNKLKEVLTIKELQKKEEENVDSDDEGELQDLLSQDWRVKGALL; translated from the coding sequence ATGGCGTCCTCCTCCGCCTCCGGTAGGACCTCGGCAGGGAAGCGAGTGGTGAATCAGGATGAACTACGGCGGTTGATGAAGGAGAAGCAGCGTCTGAGCACCAACCGGAAACGCATAGAATCTCCATTCGCGAAGTACAACCGTTTGGGGCAGCTGAGCTGCGCCCTGTGTAACACCCCGGTGAAGAGCGAGCTCCTGTGGCAGACTCACGTCCTGGGAAAGCAGCACCGAGAGAAGGTGGCCGAGGTGAAAGGCGCGAGGGAAGCCGCCCAGGGCCCGTCCGCCAGCGCAGGGCCTCAGCCGGCCAAGAGGAGGGCGCCGGATGCGGAGAGCCAAGACGCCAAAAGAGCGAAGGCCTCCGCCGTGCCTCAGGTACAGCCCTCCACGTCCGCCTTGCCCACCAAATTTGACAAAGCAGGAAAGGAGTCTGCTAGAGCTGCCCTCAGTAAGGCTTCGGGACTCGGTTTACTCCCTGATTATGAAGATgaagacgaggaggaggaggaggggggaggaggagaaggaaaaagaggggaCGCCAGCAAGCAGCCTTCCGACGCACGGGGCAGGGAATACTCGCTTTCCTCCTCGCGGGAGGCAACAAGTAGCAGGCTGCCAAGGGATTTCGCGGACACAAATCCTCCCAAGGCCCCTTTAATTCCTCATTCAGGGTCTATTGAGAAAGCGGAAATACATGAAAAAGtagtggaaaggagagaaaacaccGCGGAAGCGTTACCGGAAGGTTTTTTCGACGACCCCGAGATAGATGCGAGGGTACGAAAGGTTGATGCCCCCAAGGATCAGATGGACAAAGAGTGGGACGAATTTCAAAAAGCCATGAGGCAGGTCAACACGATTTCCGAAGCCATCGTTGCTGAAGAGGATGAGGAGGGACGGTTGGACCGGCAGATTGGGGAGATCGATGAGCAGATAGAGTGTTACCGTCGGGTGGAAAAGCTGCGGAATCGCcaggatgaaataaagaataagCTGAAAGAGGTTTTGACCATAAAAGAActgcagaaaaaggaagaggagaacgTTGACAGCGATGATGAGGGAGAGCTACAGGATTTGTTGTCTCAGGATTGGAGGGTGAAAGGGGCTTTGTTATAG